In Carassius auratus strain Wakin chromosome 41, ASM336829v1, whole genome shotgun sequence, the DNA window AGATGCGTGCACCACTTTTTAAAAGGACCTACATTTCAAAAGTCTTTCAGTGTGTCAAGTAAGTGCTATGAGATAAGGAGAACCGGGACACACACTCGGGACAACTGAAAGGATCAAATGACTCAACAAAGAACTTCTGAGCAGCACACATTGCAAAGAGCTACACATCACAAAGggctgatgctgctgctgcacaTTTTGGACTGGTTTCAAAAGTGTCAACTGAGATTTAACCGAGCAACCGTTAGAGGATACTACGATGTCTGATGTGAAATAATGAGTTTGAGAACTGAGTTCTTTTTTAAAATGGCAAACCTGAAAGCATAAGTGTGCAGCCCACCCGCAGCTTTGAGCGTCCAGCTCTATGAGTGAGTGAACAGAGGTAATCGTAGAGTTGCTTCAGAGTACAGCGGATCTGAACTGCATTATGTGGAGGTTCAAATGGGAGACGTGTGTTCTATGGTACATTAAAATACAGTGAAGGGGTTTCACTGTACAGCAGGATAAGAATCAACCCACTTATTCCTCCAATTACCGATTATCCGTTCCTTTCAACCTGGagaagcatgaaaaaaaaaaaaaaaacaatgaatcaaacggtcagggttttttttttttgttggaagtGTTTGTCAATACAAGATTTTGTGCTTTATGCAAGACTGTATAGTTTCTGAATCATTCACAAATTAGTTTTTATCGAAATTGCCACATTGAATAAAATGCGACAGATTACGTAAGAATGGTTTCATGAATGATTTACACACATCGTTTATAACTCGCTGATAAAAATAAAGCTCTTTCTTAAAGCTACATAAAAACCAGAGGCTTTTAATAAGAGTAGGAAAAACAGTAAgctaatattgtgtgtgtgtgtgtgtatatatattgatACTGTATAGGTGATCAaccaatattagtgtttttttttttttaccttttaatcAGTTTAAGTTCACAATGGATATCGATATGATTTTGCATATTCAATTGTGTATGCCCATTTTAACTATGTTTAACTatttatgaccctggaccacaaaaccagtcataagtgtaaatttttcaaaattgagatttatacacaatctgaaaagtgaataaaaaaagtgaataaataaatggatttttaggaatggacaatatttggtcaagatataactaccgtattttccggactataagtagcgtttttttttccccatagtttggctggtcctgcgacttatagtcaggtgcgacttatttatcaaaattaatttgacatgaaccaagagaaattaactaagtgaaatgaaccaagagaaacattaccgtctacagccacgagagggcgctctatgctgctcagtgctcctgtagtctacactgaaaacatagagcgccctctcgcggctggagacggtaatgttttctcttggttcttggttctaaataaatgcgacttatagtccagtgcaacttatagtccgaaaaatacggtaagaagatattaaaatctggaatctgatggtgcaaaaaaatcgaattaatgaggaaatcacttttaaagttgtccaaatgaagttcttagcaatgcatattaataatcagaaattaagttttgatatatttacagtaggaaatttacaaaatctcttcatggaacacgatctttacttaatatcctaatgatttttggcatataaGAAAAATCTATAGTTTTGATCAATACAGTGTttttgctattgctaaaaatataccccatatttatttcaattaaatttgcTCTCATCTAACAAATACCGGTACTTAATCTTTAAAATCACACTTTCACAATCGCAAACAGTTATTTGACAACACcgataaatgtaatgtttagccAATTTCAATTGTAAATTTTAAGTTTCCATTTAAAACAACCCATTTTTGTCAGCTTATCACTATCGGCAAGAATGTTAAAACCCGTGCATCCTTATTTAATATTGATTATTAGAgagtatatttattaataatatattgatttaactATATATCCAATATAATCCTTAAGTACATACAAACAAAAAGTTCATTTTAACTCCTTAGTTTCTCAATTATATAAATTGTCTAACTCCTGGAAGAGTGACAAACTTTGAAAAGGAAGTGTTTGAATGATTGCTGTGTGTACCTGTATGAGATGGGCAGGAGGAGATTGTTCTTCTTCAGAGCTTGCACTTTGCTGAGTGTCTGGGGGTCGAGGGCGATGTAACAGCGTCGGGCGTAGTCCAGAAGCTTCTCTTTAGATGGGTCAAACTCGCCCACCTCCGCCACCTTCTCTGGAGCCACCAGCAGAAGCTCAGCGATGGGTGTGGTAGAGGCCACCGTATTACGATCAACACCGTGGATCTGGAAGGCCTTGGACATGTTCTTTAACCTCTGGTATGTTAGCAGGATCTTTTTATAGCGGAACAACACACCTGCCGCATCTTTCACTAGAACAACAGCAGAAAGGAGAGCGGGATGAAGAAAGAGAAAGCCACTTGCTTGTCACGTTTGCCGACTCTGAGCTGTCACACTCACCTCTCTGTCGTTCTCTCCCTCTGGCGATCCTGAAAACCCTCCTTCTCTTCAGAGCCGGATGACCGCCGCTGGATCTTACAGCTGTGCCAATGTTCCGAAGTGACATGCTGTCCGTCATCACGTCCTCTCTTGACATCATTTCCTCTTCCTCAAGGTAGCTATCCTCAAGATAgtcatcctcttcttcatctcCCACAAGAGAGAGGGATTCTATGGCAGCACAAGATACTTTACTCAAGCACTAAtgtgatgagaaatgtttcttaagcactcAATTAGACAGATTTCTGGAGAAAAATCaactttgacatcacaggaattaagaatttgaatttgaaaggaattgaatttttactgtaattttcatcaaataaaggcagccttgatGCACATGAGAAAAGATTATAAAActgtaccaaccccaaacttctgaacagtagtttATTGTGTCCTGCATTGTGTCCGGTAGTGTAATCTTAATTTAGCAGGTGATATAACACCATTTTCATAATTACATCAAAGCCTAATAACCATGCCCACTTGACACGGAATATTAATTTTGAGTTAATATTGTGTCCAATGttttagcaattttagtttaCATCTCATTTGCATTATATGATATACGGTATGTACACTACCCGCAGAAAGTTTGGACACAACAATTCATTTTTAactatgattttttattaataatgttttagaaaaataaataaaaaaaaacactgaaagaacATACATGGAAGTATGGGAATTATGtagtgaacaacaacaaaaaatcaacaCCTTTAATTGTTCATTCCCAACCAATTTCAAAGCTTTTTAtggaatataaaatgaaaatttgaaaaagtTGTGCAATCGATTTCTtgcgatacaaatcattgcaaaacagtgcaaaaatattatattctccaatatttagtaatagcttatcaatggtgactgtcagtttatgtgcatatggcaattaaacatgtaatcaaacagacgatgaacactattaatagcaattattacatgatgcaatcaaacttatttCAGCATTTGCTagttctgtattttatttcagttctgcTGAATGTTTATGTACTATTTTCATTTTAGAATTTTAGTCCTTTAAGCTTGAGCCTTTACATCAAAAGATTTGATCACCATCATCAATGATCATCAGACACGTTCGTGGACCACTACAAAGCTCAAATTATGAAGAATGATGAAAAACTgatgacaaactatatatatgtttattgtaGACATACAGTAAATCATTTAAACCAAAATTACAATGTACTGCAAATACAGGTTGAAAAAGTCCACTTTGAGACCCACCTTGCAGTTCATTGAGGGACCTGTTGTTTGTACTGCAGCTGCTGCCGGTGCCCTGCAAAAGAGGCTGAGGATGTGGAGATCCATACATGGGATTTATCTGAGCACCGACTGGACCAGGGACAGAGCTCAGGGCCTTGGGATTGGCTGAAGTCTGTGGGGCGGGCCTCTGCTGGAATGACTGGCGGCTGGCCAGACGCTGACTCTCCACTTGTTGATCTGAAATGTTAATGTTCAAGTTAATGAGTCAAGTTATTTCTGTGGCATAAGGCTTAGACTAGTTTTACAAGACTGTCATCATAACTGAAACAGGTGTGAGTTAAAACACTCAAATAAATGAGCTTATGtgatctaaaactgaaataaaattcaattaaactaAATAGTaagatttaaacaaacaaacaaacaaaataaagactATAATAAAATGACGAAAGAACATacaatttctaaaaaaattaaactaaaatgaaagttgaaagtataaaaataaaagctaaatcaagatattaataaaaactataacagtttaaataatattaaaataaaactggttaTACATCAGATGAGTCTAATGTAGAAAGTTAAATAAGTATCAATTTACCTCGATCATTTTCTCTTCTCCTTCTCCAAGAAAAACTCCTGGAATCATTACctgcaggaaaaaataaaaaaatctgtttttctttccaTCAGTTTGTATTGTGGGCAATCTGTATTAATACCCAGCCTGACGTCTGCAtcatatgatgatttactgcagCAACGATCAAAAGAAAATGAAcaagaacatatttaaaaataaaacgtatCACCTTTCTTTCTGTGGACGGTAACAGCATATTCCATAACACACTTAATATGTATAGAAATAGGACATGATAGGACATGTAAGCAGCTGAATAGTAGATTGGAATCAGATTGTAAGATAGTTTTCTGAATATGCCCTTATAAGCTTTCAGTactgattttatttgataaatttagATATTCAACTTCCTGTCTTTCACAAGTATGCATGACTGATGAAACTATGTAAATGAAATAGTGTTGACGGGAAAAGGCAGAAACTACAATGAAACTACAATGAAACATGACAGAGCTCTCCCAAACATTCCACTGTTTCTCAAATGAACGCACTGACTAACTTTTCTCGTGTCACTAAATATCCTCTGATAGCTCAGTGTTCGCTCACTCTCTGTCTCCTCTCCTCTCACCGTTGCTTTCCTGACTCTTGGTCGAGAAGATGAACCGATCGAGCTGGCAGCGCAGGAAGTCCCTCTCCTCTTCCAGGTCCTCGATGCGTTTCTGCAGCCATGAATTTTTCTCCAGTGAGATCTGCAGTTGTGTGCGCAAGTTAGTGATCAACAGGTACGAGCTGCTCGGTGCCGGCGGATCACTACCTGTATGACAACACAAGCAAATATCATCAAGTGTTGACAAATacaacacttaaagggatagttcaccgaaaaattatattgtatattttactgCCCTCATGTCGTCCCAAGCCCATAAAACTTCTGTTGATCTTTAAAACCaaaatttagatatttaaaatatattttcatcatttatgcACATATCTCAAACCTAGCTActttaaggtaacactttatagtaactttcattaataaatcattaacaaacattatataatgcttatcAGATTattagttagtgtgtgtgtgtgtgtgtgtgtgtatgtatgtatatacatatacatatacatatatatatatatatatatatatatatatatatatatatattaataaaatgtgagaaaatttgcttattaaaatttgtaataaatgttttaaacatcacataatgtaatcaataacataaatgtaattattataaggGAATAAGGTTTATGATTCAAGGAATATTCCATTTAATTATAGCAATTAATGATagatgatgaattaataattgcACCAATTTACAATCTGTTGTGTTTAGCAAGCATTTAGCTAAACTTTACCAGCCACCCTTTACACAAACCTTGTTACATAAGTCCAAAACCCCAAAAGATATTAAATGATTAgtaatcatttataaacattatttaaagtttaaattatataaagttTTCAACTTTAAATTGgctactgcaaaaacatgaacaaatgattaataaatgagtAGTGAAGATGTGTGAATAGGGTCAGTTCAGGTCTTCTGGGACTATTCTGCTATTGAGATGACTGCTCATAAAGGTATTAATGattagtaaacatttataaacatttgcaaacTATGAACAGTTTCCACTTTAGATTGGGtgctgcaaaaacatgaacaactgATTAACAGATTATTTGTTAAGATGTGTAACTAAAAAGGTCTACACAACAAACAAAGACCAACAAATGATGATCACATGAAtttcaatttacattaaataatcataCAGTATGTTAATCATTAAGGTAAACTCAACTGACCATCAAAGTTCTGGTCATTCTGGTTGTAAAAGCCTCCCTGCTGATCAAAGTGGTTGTCTTCAAAAGGAATGGAGATTTCAAAGGCATCCTCATTCTTGGGAGCTGGAGAAAGATGATAAATTCATACTGATTAATACttcaggatggattctgattgtgCTGTGATTAGAGCGTGTACGCGCGCACTCACTCTGAAGCTCTCGGGAGCTCGCATGCTTCCTCGAGGCTGAATCCGCATCGTTCATATCTCCGCCTGTTCAGATCTGATCTAGATCGAG includes these proteins:
- the LOC113060018 gene encoding coiled-coil domain-containing protein 106-like, which encodes MNDADSASRKHASSRELQTPKNEDAFEISIPFEDNHFDQQGGFYNQNDQNFDGSDPPAPSSSYLLITNLRTQLQISLEKNSWLQKRIEDLEEERDFLRCQLDRFIFSTKSQESNGNDSRSFSWRRRRENDRDQQVESQRLASRQSFQQRPAPQTSANPKALSSVPGPVGAQINPMYGSPHPQPLLQGTGSSCSTNNRSLNELQESLSLVGDEEEDDYLEDSYLEEEEMMSREDVMTDSMSLRNIGTAVRSSGGHPALKRRRVFRIARGRERQRVKDAAGVLFRYKKILLTYQRLKNMSKAFQIHGVDRNTVASTTPIAELLLVAPEKVAEVGEFDPSKEKLLDYARRCYIALDPQTLSKVQALKKNNLLLPISYRLKGTDNR